One window from the genome of Paraconexibacter algicola encodes:
- a CDS encoding glycosyltransferase family 4 protein, translating into MKIGLNLTFLATDSGGSATYAEGLIRGIRAVEPAAEFTAWVGRDAPQEPWLQDVDVIRLPVVGVGGVAHYAWDLAAMVPQARRRGLDVLHGLAFVAPPVHPGLPVVATILDTTWQRYPASMEWKGRVVFGVMSRVLGRTASRVIAISEAGAQDLVTDLGIRRSRIDVTPLAVDPPARREPVSDSPALRERLGIGAEPVVLCVAQKRAHKNLEAAIEALALLDAPAQLVLPGSPNAYEASLRDLAVARGVADRVRFIGWVDDDDLEALYGIARCLVFPSLMEGFGLPLLEAMARDVPVACSNVSALPEVAGDAARLFDPHDHRAIADALRRLLTDEPLRARLIAAGHDRVAAYTWENTARTTLASYAKAIG; encoded by the coding sequence ATGAAGATCGGCCTCAACCTCACCTTCCTCGCGACCGACTCCGGCGGCAGCGCCACCTACGCGGAGGGGCTGATCCGCGGGATCCGGGCCGTGGAGCCGGCCGCGGAGTTCACCGCCTGGGTCGGGCGCGACGCGCCGCAGGAGCCGTGGCTGCAGGACGTGGACGTCATCCGCCTGCCGGTCGTGGGCGTCGGCGGGGTCGCGCACTACGCGTGGGACCTGGCCGCGATGGTGCCGCAGGCGCGCCGGCGCGGGCTCGACGTGCTGCACGGCCTGGCGTTCGTCGCGCCGCCGGTCCATCCGGGGCTGCCGGTGGTGGCGACGATCCTCGACACGACCTGGCAGCGCTATCCGGCTTCGATGGAGTGGAAGGGCCGCGTCGTCTTCGGGGTGATGTCGCGCGTGCTCGGACGCACGGCCAGCCGCGTCATCGCGATCTCCGAGGCCGGAGCGCAGGATCTCGTGACCGACCTCGGGATCCGGCGGTCCCGCATCGACGTCACGCCGCTGGCGGTCGACCCGCCGGCACGGCGCGAGCCGGTGTCGGACTCTCCGGCGCTCCGCGAGCGCCTCGGGATCGGCGCGGAGCCGGTCGTGCTCTGCGTCGCGCAGAAGCGCGCCCACAAGAACCTCGAGGCGGCGATCGAGGCGCTCGCGCTGCTCGACGCTCCGGCGCAGCTCGTGCTGCCGGGGTCGCCGAACGCCTACGAGGCGTCGCTGCGTGACCTGGCGGTCGCCCGCGGGGTCGCGGACCGCGTGCGCTTCATCGGCTGGGTCGACGACGACGACCTCGAGGCGCTGTACGGCATCGCGCGCTGCCTCGTCTTCCCGTCGCTCATGGAGGGCTTCGGGCTGCCGCTGCTGGAGGCCATGGCGCGCGACGTCCCGGTCGCCTGCTCGAACGTGAGCGCGCTGCCCGAGGTCGCTGGGGACGCGGCGCGGCTGTTCGACCCGCACGACCATCGGGCGATCGCCGACGCGCTGCGGCGGCTGCTCACCGACGAGCCGCTCCGGGCGCGGCTCATCGCGGCCGGCCACGACCGCGTCGCGGCGTACACGTGGGAGAACACCGCCCGCACGACGCTCGCGTCCTACGCGAAGGCGATCGGCTGA
- a CDS encoding glycosyltransferase family 4 protein, with amino-acid sequence MSPLLRRGGATNEPLAVRLAPGMLAALRDGAVPLAPGATDRADADTLEVAVVVPQFRRGSGGHKTIADLVRGLEGLGHRLSLWVVDEEGRHGGASDADLRSQFHEFFGAMRADVARLHPAALSDRPVDVVVATGWQTVPAVLRLRGARSRAYLVQDHEPEFYATSVEREWAAWTYRQGLHAICASPWLASIVREEYGGSASSFDLGVDHDAYRTQAVHRREDLVLFYARAVTPRRAVPLGVLALEELHRRRPSVEIAHFGEARPLDVPYPARELGVLDPEGLAHAYNSASVGLVLSLTNPSLVPTEMLACGLPVVDLATPSMRATFGDDGPIALAPVDPVAIADAIETLLDDLLARAERTRDGLTLAAERSWAAASRQVETGLRDAMRGS; translated from the coding sequence TTGAGCCCGTTGCTGCGCCGCGGCGGCGCGACGAACGAGCCGCTGGCCGTCCGGCTCGCCCCCGGGATGCTCGCCGCCCTGCGGGACGGCGCCGTGCCGCTCGCGCCGGGGGCGACCGACCGGGCGGACGCGGACACGCTCGAGGTCGCGGTGGTCGTCCCGCAGTTCCGGCGCGGCAGCGGAGGGCACAAGACGATCGCGGATCTCGTGCGCGGGCTCGAGGGCCTCGGGCACCGGCTCTCGCTGTGGGTCGTCGACGAGGAGGGTCGTCACGGGGGCGCCTCGGACGCCGATCTGCGCTCGCAGTTCCACGAGTTCTTCGGGGCGATGCGCGCGGATGTGGCGCGCCTGCATCCCGCAGCGCTGTCGGACCGCCCGGTGGACGTCGTGGTCGCGACCGGCTGGCAGACCGTGCCGGCGGTGCTGCGCCTGCGCGGCGCGCGGTCGCGCGCGTACCTCGTGCAGGACCACGAGCCGGAGTTCTACGCGACCTCGGTCGAGCGCGAGTGGGCGGCCTGGACCTACCGGCAGGGCCTGCACGCGATCTGCGCGTCCCCGTGGCTCGCCTCGATCGTGCGTGAGGAGTACGGGGGCAGCGCGTCGTCGTTCGACCTCGGCGTCGACCATGACGCCTACCGCACGCAGGCCGTTCACCGCCGCGAGGACCTCGTGCTCTTCTACGCGCGCGCGGTGACGCCGCGGCGCGCGGTCCCGCTCGGCGTCCTGGCCCTGGAGGAGCTGCACCGTCGTCGTCCGTCGGTGGAGATCGCGCACTTCGGTGAGGCGCGGCCGCTCGACGTGCCGTACCCGGCGCGCGAGCTGGGGGTCCTCGACCCCGAGGGGCTCGCGCACGCCTACAACAGCGCGTCGGTCGGTCTCGTGCTCTCGCTGACGAACCCGTCGCTGGTGCCGACCGAGATGCTCGCTTGCGGGCTGCCCGTCGTGGACCTCGCGACGCCGTCGATGCGCGCGACCTTCGGCGACGACGGCCCCATCGCGCTGGCGCCGGTCGATCCGGTGGCGATCGCCGACGCGATCGAGACGCTCCTCGACGACCTGCTCGCGCGCGCGGAGCGCACGCGCGACGGGCTCACGCTGGCCGCCGAGCGCTCATGGGCGGCGGCGTCCAGGCAGGTCGAGACCGGGCTGCGCGACGCGATGCGCGGTTCGTAA
- a CDS encoding glycosyltransferase family 4 protein, whose protein sequence is MHVGFNLIFLVPGETGGMEVAAREMLQRIDGAARAASGGTPVRLTAFVNREAAGGGWGPGVEEVVVPVNATDRKQWVWGEQRHLPPLAARAGCDVVHSLGSTAPLWGSFARVTTIHDLNYKLVPDAHFGVRGKVMGVLVPSAARRSHRIVVDAASTRDDLFEHLGTPREKVDVVPLGVSPRPAVTPRDERELRAELELGERRILLSVSAKRPHKNLLALIEAFAGLPAADRPVLVLPGYPTEHEAELRSRAAALSVADDVRFPAWLSTEDLEGLYAAADVFVFPSRYEGFGLPVLEAMARGVPVATSGVSSLGEVAGDAALQFSPDSVDDIRGAIARLLADGALRERLRAAGVARAAEFTWERTAALTFAAYERVLRDRG, encoded by the coding sequence GTGCACGTCGGCTTCAACCTCATCTTCCTCGTGCCCGGCGAGACCGGCGGCATGGAGGTCGCGGCGCGCGAGATGCTGCAGCGGATCGACGGTGCGGCGCGCGCCGCCTCGGGCGGGACCCCGGTGCGCCTGACGGCGTTCGTCAACCGCGAGGCCGCGGGCGGCGGATGGGGGCCGGGCGTCGAGGAGGTCGTCGTCCCGGTCAACGCGACGGACCGCAAGCAGTGGGTGTGGGGCGAGCAGCGTCATCTCCCGCCGCTCGCCGCTCGCGCGGGCTGCGACGTCGTGCACTCGCTCGGCTCGACCGCCCCGCTGTGGGGGAGCTTCGCCCGGGTGACGACGATCCACGATCTCAACTACAAGCTCGTGCCGGACGCGCACTTCGGGGTGCGCGGCAAGGTCATGGGGGTCCTGGTGCCGTCCGCTGCGCGTCGCTCGCACCGGATCGTCGTGGACGCGGCGTCGACCCGGGACGACCTGTTCGAGCACCTCGGGACGCCGCGGGAGAAGGTCGACGTCGTCCCGCTCGGCGTGTCGCCCCGCCCGGCGGTGACCCCACGCGACGAGCGGGAGCTCCGCGCGGAGCTCGAGCTGGGGGAGCGCCGGATCCTGTTGAGCGTCTCGGCCAAGCGCCCGCACAAGAACCTGCTCGCGCTCATCGAGGCGTTCGCGGGCCTCCCGGCCGCCGACCGTCCGGTGCTGGTCCTGCCCGGCTATCCCACCGAACACGAGGCCGAGCTGCGTTCCCGCGCCGCGGCGCTGTCGGTCGCGGACGACGTGCGGTTCCCGGCCTGGCTCTCGACGGAGGACCTCGAGGGCCTGTACGCGGCGGCCGACGTGTTCGTCTTCCCGTCCCGCTACGAGGGGTTCGGGCTCCCGGTCCTCGAGGCGATGGCGCGCGGCGTCCCGGTCGCCACCTCGGGTGTCTCGTCGCTCGGCGAGGTGGCGGGGGACGCGGCGCTGCAGTTCTCCCCCGACTCGGTCGACGACATCCGCGGGGCGATCGCGCGCCTGCTCGCGGACGGGGCGCTGCGCGAGCGGCTCCGCGCCGCGGGCGTCGCCCGGGCGGCCGAGTTCACCTGGGAGCGCACGGCAGCGCTGACCTTCGCCGCGTACGAGCGCGTGCTCCGCGACCGCGGCTGA
- a CDS encoding glycosyltransferase family 2 protein: MSLLEQTDTANRGMPVDEFTVSVVIPCLNEEENIEACVTQALEAMERAGIDGEVVVADNASEDRSAELATAAGARVVSEPRRGYGSAYLAGFAAARGKYIVMGDADLTYDFNEIPKFVKHLDDGAELVMGDRMDNIQPGAMPWLHRYVGNPVLSGILNFFFKTGISDAHCGMRALRRDVLPRLDLRTTGMEFASEMVIRAGKENLRISEFPIDYHPRGGESKLNTWSDGWRHLRFLLVHSPTHLFVAPGAILAGLGLLVSLISLLQIDLFGREWQLHTMIAGALLTIVGTQIVALGLCAHAYGAYFMGEKDPWFDRMRDRFRLEHGLVLGGVIATVGFIVAAVIVGQWIADGAGQLSEERTAIAATMLIIVGVQVFFSSFLLSILGLRRRDS; this comes from the coding sequence ATGAGCCTTCTCGAGCAGACCGACACCGCCAACCGGGGCATGCCCGTCGACGAGTTCACGGTCTCCGTCGTGATCCCGTGCCTCAACGAGGAGGAGAACATCGAGGCCTGCGTCACGCAGGCGCTCGAGGCGATGGAGCGCGCCGGGATCGACGGTGAGGTCGTCGTCGCCGACAACGCCTCCGAGGACCGCAGCGCCGAGCTCGCCACCGCCGCGGGGGCGCGCGTGGTGTCGGAGCCGCGCCGCGGGTACGGGTCCGCGTATCTGGCGGGGTTCGCCGCCGCTCGCGGCAAGTACATCGTCATGGGCGACGCCGACCTGACGTATGACTTCAACGAGATCCCGAAGTTCGTCAAGCACCTCGACGACGGCGCCGAGCTCGTCATGGGCGACCGGATGGACAACATCCAGCCCGGCGCGATGCCGTGGCTGCACCGCTACGTCGGCAACCCGGTGCTCAGCGGCATCCTGAACTTCTTCTTCAAGACGGGCATCAGTGACGCGCACTGCGGCATGCGCGCACTGCGGCGCGACGTGCTGCCGCGGCTGGACCTGCGGACGACCGGCATGGAGTTCGCGTCCGAGATGGTGATCCGGGCCGGCAAGGAGAACCTCCGCATCTCCGAGTTCCCGATCGACTACCACCCTCGCGGCGGCGAGTCGAAGCTCAACACGTGGAGCGACGGGTGGCGCCACCTGCGTTTCCTGCTGGTGCACTCGCCGACGCACCTGTTCGTCGCCCCGGGCGCGATCCTCGCCGGACTCGGCCTGCTCGTCTCGCTGATCTCCCTGCTGCAGATCGACCTGTTCGGTCGCGAGTGGCAGCTGCACACGATGATCGCCGGCGCGCTCCTGACGATCGTCGGAACGCAGATCGTCGCCCTGGGCCTCTGCGCCCACGCCTACGGCGCGTACTTCATGGGCGAGAAGGACCCCTGGTTCGACCGCATGCGCGACCGCTTCCGGCTCGAGCACGGCCTCGTCCTCGGGGGCGTGATCGCCACCGTCGGCTTCATCGTCGCCGCAGTCATCGTCGGTCAATGGATCGCCGACGGCGCGGGCCAGCTGTCCGAGGAGCGCACCGCCATCGCCGCCACGATGCTGATCATCGTCGGCGTGCAGGTGTTCTTCTCCTCGTTCCTGCTGAGCATCCTGGGCCTTCGGCGCCGGGACTCGTAG
- a CDS encoding DUF2142 domain-containing protein: MVGQDISVRFALPAGVSRSFGSQIDDALRRSTVFEPLAGRVLTWSALPLLLLVMYFATRVAATAQLRSQRYLVVAACGVALAHGATWAVLLHPFHGADESEHFAYAQHLAATNDRPDDSADSQRPPYSSAEERLMAALHHNSTTLNPSSRPRWDEFWETRWREALRGTSPSDGGGFTESGTGHGPLYYGLIGLPLRVFDAPAQQPSVLLMMRLLNAVLAALVAGIAVIVAGLLFPRRSELQWLAGVLAGMQPVFGSVAGSVNNDTAVNVAAAVMVLLLVTSVVRGPSTRLAACVGALMVVLPLAKITGFGVVPVVGVAAFVLAIRYGAGAAARWAITALGLAACCAVAWIFVISPLMGTGSGSLVYRHPAVASAPNGSPTPGPPGPTPIQKAEYVAQTFIPGLSVGGRRFALPGASALERWPAYRIYVDRGYGLFGWKSTNLTIGLLRGIFAGLLVGWMLAIAAAIRHRSRWREWAGPVTVLLGAIGSVLLFVSWAYASLDVRTDLGEQGRYIFPALVPLSVLLVSGGMLVKKAAYRQAFAGLGTVAASGLAVLTWTSALRGWFT, from the coding sequence ATGGTCGGCCAAGACATCTCGGTTCGCTTTGCTTTGCCCGCGGGCGTGTCACGGAGTTTCGGGTCGCAGATCGACGACGCCCTGCGGCGCTCAACGGTTTTCGAGCCTCTAGCTGGACGAGTCTTGACGTGGAGTGCGCTTCCCCTGCTCCTGTTGGTGATGTATTTCGCAACTCGCGTCGCGGCTACGGCACAGCTGCGGAGCCAGAGGTACTTGGTCGTAGCCGCTTGCGGTGTGGCACTGGCCCATGGAGCGACGTGGGCTGTGCTGCTTCACCCGTTTCACGGAGCTGATGAGAGCGAGCATTTCGCATACGCACAGCACCTCGCGGCCACTAACGATCGCCCGGACGACTCAGCCGATTCGCAAAGGCCGCCCTACTCCTCGGCCGAAGAGCGCCTCATGGCGGCGCTTCATCACAACTCAACCACGCTCAATCCATCGTCGCGCCCAAGATGGGACGAGTTCTGGGAGACGCGGTGGCGAGAGGCGCTTCGCGGAACGAGCCCGAGCGATGGCGGCGGGTTTACCGAGAGCGGAACAGGGCACGGACCGCTCTACTACGGCCTAATCGGGCTCCCGCTACGCGTTTTCGATGCGCCAGCGCAGCAGCCGAGTGTGCTTCTGATGATGCGGCTTCTCAATGCGGTCCTTGCGGCACTCGTTGCCGGCATCGCAGTGATCGTCGCGGGACTTCTGTTTCCCCGACGCTCGGAGCTTCAGTGGCTCGCGGGAGTCCTCGCCGGGATGCAACCGGTGTTTGGCAGTGTCGCAGGTTCGGTCAACAACGACACGGCGGTCAACGTTGCAGCGGCAGTGATGGTCCTGCTGTTGGTTACTAGCGTCGTCCGCGGTCCGTCGACGCGTCTAGCTGCGTGTGTTGGGGCGCTCATGGTTGTCCTGCCTCTGGCGAAGATCACGGGCTTCGGCGTAGTTCCCGTGGTCGGGGTAGCCGCTTTCGTCCTCGCAATTCGGTACGGCGCCGGGGCAGCCGCGCGGTGGGCGATTACGGCACTCGGGCTGGCAGCCTGTTGCGCAGTCGCCTGGATCTTTGTGATCTCTCCGCTGATGGGAACAGGAAGCGGGAGCCTCGTCTATCGCCACCCAGCCGTGGCGAGCGCGCCCAACGGGTCGCCGACTCCAGGCCCGCCGGGACCGACTCCCATTCAGAAGGCTGAGTACGTAGCGCAGACCTTCATTCCTGGTTTGTCTGTGGGGGGGAGAAGGTTTGCGCTCCCAGGCGCGTCAGCACTAGAGCGCTGGCCGGCCTACCGCATCTACGTTGACCGTGGCTATGGCCTGTTCGGTTGGAAGTCGACCAATCTGACCATCGGTCTCCTGCGTGGAATCTTTGCTGGTCTCTTGGTGGGCTGGATGCTCGCTATCGCGGCCGCGATCCGCCACCGCTCTCGCTGGAGAGAGTGGGCAGGGCCAGTGACGGTCCTTCTGGGCGCCATTGGCAGCGTGTTGCTCTTCGTCTCGTGGGCGTATGCGTCGCTCGATGTGCGCACAGACCTTGGAGAACAAGGGCGCTACATCTTCCCCGCGCTTGTCCCGCTGTCTGTGCTCTTGGTTTCCGGCGGAATGCTGGTGAAGAAGGCGGCCTACCGGCAGGCGTTTGCCGGGCTCGGCACCGTCGCTGCCTCCGGGCTCGCTGTTTTGACTTGGACCAGTGCCCTTCGTGGCTGGTTCACCTAG
- a CDS encoding DUF1697 domain-containing protein → MPTHVALLRGINVGGVKVPMAELRAAAAECGHDEVATYIQSGNLVFTPGPGGTAAPAALATALRSALDARLGIDVPFVVRDRDAFAAELDANPFGEPQDGRLLHAMLRDGPVTDAELETIERARERARAAGSRDELALVGTTLYVSTPDGYGRSVLAQALTLGGRDGSPARNATARNWRTMTQLLAMLDGTA, encoded by the coding sequence ATGCCAACCCACGTCGCGCTGCTGCGCGGGATCAACGTCGGCGGCGTGAAGGTGCCGATGGCCGAGCTGCGCGCCGCCGCCGCGGAGTGCGGACACGACGAGGTGGCGACCTACATCCAGTCCGGGAACCTGGTGTTCACCCCGGGACCGGGTGGGACCGCGGCGCCCGCGGCGCTCGCGACCGCGCTCCGGTCCGCGCTCGACGCGCGGCTCGGGATCGACGTGCCGTTCGTCGTCCGCGACCGTGACGCGTTCGCCGCCGAGCTGGACGCCAACCCGTTCGGGGAGCCGCAGGACGGCCGGCTGCTGCACGCCATGCTGCGTGACGGGCCGGTCACCGACGCGGAGCTCGAGACGATCGAGCGGGCGCGCGAGAGGGCGCGGGCGGCGGGCTCGCGCGACGAGCTCGCACTGGTGGGCACGACGCTGTACGTGTCCACCCCGGACGGGTACGGGCGCAGCGTCCTCGCGCAGGCGCTGACCCTCGGGGGGCGCGACGGGTCGCCCGCCCGCAACGCGACCGCCCGCAACTGGCGGACGATGACGCAGCTGCTGGCGATGCTCGACGGCACCGCCTGA
- a CDS encoding glycosyltransferase family 4 protein: MRICLVYDCLFPWTVGGAERWMRSLAEALAAEGHEITYLTRLQWDDTDAPAIPGVTVIPVSRREELYGPDGNRTIGEPVRFGIGVLRHLARHGSEYDVVHTCSFPYFSLLAAATVRRRAGYRLVTDWFEVWSDSYWTAYVGGPKAQVARRIQRACARVRQDAFCFSDLHARRLREIGVRREPTVLRGLFPGSTDRPQPAPASSTVVFAGRFIPEKRVPAIPPAIALAAEEVPELRARIFGDGPQRAELDAAIAALPDPGLVDAPGFAPGEEVDAAFRSALCTILPSSREGYGLVVVESSAVGVPAIVVRGEDNAAVELVEDGVNGVIADSPAPQHLAGAIVRVHRGGAALRESTADWFARNAEDLALRTSLERVVERYAGG, encoded by the coding sequence ATGCGGATCTGCCTCGTCTACGACTGCCTGTTCCCCTGGACCGTCGGGGGCGCCGAACGGTGGATGCGCTCCCTCGCCGAGGCCCTTGCGGCCGAAGGCCACGAGATCACGTACCTGACGCGCCTGCAGTGGGACGACACCGACGCGCCCGCGATCCCCGGCGTCACCGTCATCCCGGTGAGCCGACGCGAGGAGCTCTACGGACCGGACGGCAACCGCACGATCGGTGAGCCGGTCAGGTTCGGGATCGGGGTCCTGCGGCACCTCGCCCGCCACGGGTCCGAGTACGACGTCGTGCACACCTGCTCGTTCCCGTACTTCAGCCTGCTCGCCGCGGCCACCGTGCGGCGCCGCGCCGGCTACCGGCTCGTCACCGACTGGTTCGAGGTCTGGAGCGACTCCTACTGGACCGCCTACGTGGGTGGGCCGAAGGCGCAGGTGGCGCGGCGGATCCAGCGGGCGTGCGCGCGGGTCCGGCAAGACGCGTTCTGCTTCAGCGACCTGCACGCCCGCCGCCTGCGGGAGATCGGCGTGCGCCGCGAGCCGACCGTCCTGCGTGGGCTCTTCCCGGGGTCGACCGACCGCCCGCAGCCCGCCCCAGCGTCCTCGACCGTGGTGTTCGCCGGGCGGTTCATCCCGGAGAAGCGCGTCCCGGCCATCCCCCCCGCGATCGCGCTCGCCGCCGAGGAGGTCCCGGAGCTGCGCGCCAGGATCTTCGGCGACGGCCCGCAGCGGGCGGAGCTCGACGCGGCGATCGCCGCCCTCCCCGACCCCGGCCTGGTCGACGCTCCCGGCTTCGCCCCCGGGGAGGAGGTCGACGCCGCGTTCCGCAGCGCGCTGTGCACGATCCTGCCCTCGTCGCGCGAGGGCTACGGGCTCGTGGTCGTCGAGTCCTCGGCGGTCGGGGTCCCTGCGATCGTCGTGCGCGGCGAGGACAACGCCGCGGTCGAGCTCGTCGAGGACGGGGTCAACGGCGTGATCGCCGACAGCCCCGCACCGCAGCACCTCGCCGGAGCGATCGTCCGCGTCCATCGCGGCGGCGCGGCACTGCGCGAGAGCACCGCCGACTGGTTCGCCCGCAACGCCGAGGACCTCGCCTTGCGCACGTCGCTCGAGCGGGTCGTCGAGCGCTACGCGGGCGGCTGA
- a CDS encoding RNA polymerase sigma factor, translating into MVVSARARMTTSAARHPRFSGLSEHDVEELFDATSEILVGRADRFENADHVRASLWTGMELRARDVFRRRQRRGFELDNDALDLLPDDLADHEDRISHEQELLVVRDFLAAMTPREAEVWKLVHGEELSVAQTSRQLGISRHATAEHLEAAGRKLEVFLGIRRAGEWCGRRESDILRMLGGSDDEGTARRAMAHLDACAVCRRAYAAQVRRTGRLAAGVLPLPGAAAGEHGRTLVERLADLVPFGGGGGGRTEMVGSAILGGGGLAGVAKVGAVVATTATVAVGAGTVAGGGEDRAASPSRPTITAVARPAVAVSAATPAPAVIRRASEEQRQAPVRRERARERAAEQRAERSAERAAARQRAAERREDVFELGTVASGGAPSASSASSAPAPSGSTSSGGGSTAPAAPDPAGQEAFLP; encoded by the coding sequence ATGGTCGTCAGCGCTCGGGCGCGCATGACCACGAGCGCGGCCCGACACCCGCGGTTCAGCGGCCTCTCCGAGCACGACGTCGAGGAGCTCTTCGACGCGACGTCCGAGATCCTCGTCGGCCGCGCCGACCGCTTCGAGAACGCCGACCACGTGCGCGCCTCGCTCTGGACCGGCATGGAGCTGCGGGCGCGCGACGTGTTCCGGCGGCGGCAGCGCCGCGGGTTCGAGCTGGACAACGACGCGCTCGACCTGTTGCCCGACGACCTCGCCGACCACGAGGACCGGATCAGCCACGAGCAGGAGCTGCTCGTCGTCCGCGACTTCCTCGCGGCGATGACCCCGCGCGAGGCGGAGGTGTGGAAGCTCGTCCACGGCGAAGAGCTGTCCGTCGCGCAGACCTCCCGCCAGCTGGGCATCAGCCGCCACGCCACCGCCGAGCACCTGGAGGCCGCCGGTCGCAAGCTCGAGGTGTTCCTCGGCATCCGGCGGGCCGGCGAGTGGTGCGGGCGGCGCGAGAGCGACATCCTGCGGATGCTCGGCGGCTCCGACGACGAGGGCACGGCCCGGCGGGCGATGGCGCACCTGGACGCCTGCGCCGTGTGCCGCCGCGCGTACGCGGCGCAGGTCCGGCGGACCGGCCGCCTCGCCGCGGGCGTGCTGCCGTTGCCGGGGGCGGCGGCCGGCGAGCACGGCCGGACGCTCGTGGAGCGGTTGGCGGATCTGGTGCCGTTCGGCGGTGGCGGCGGCGGGCGGACCGAGATGGTCGGCAGCGCGATCCTCGGTGGCGGTGGCCTGGCCGGCGTCGCGAAGGTCGGCGCGGTGGTCGCGACGACCGCCACGGTGGCCGTGGGCGCCGGGACGGTCGCCGGCGGCGGGGAGGACCGCGCCGCCAGCCCGAGCCGCCCGACCATCACCGCGGTCGCCCGGCCGGCGGTGGCGGTGTCCGCCGCCACGCCGGCACCGGCGGTCATCCGCCGCGCATCCGAGGAGCAGCGGCAGGCCCCGGTGCGCCGCGAGCGCGCGCGTGAGCGGGCGGCCGAGCAGCGTGCCGAGCGGTCGGCCGAGCGTGCCGCTGCACGGCAGCGCGCGGCGGAGCGCCGGGAGGACGTCTTCGAGCTCGGCACGGTCGCGTCCGGCGGCGCTCCCTCCGCGAGCAGCGCCTCAAGCGCCCCCGCGCCCTCCGGCAGCACCTCCTCCGGAGGCGGCTCGACCGCGCCGGCCGCGCCCGACCCCGCCGGCCAGGAGGCGTTCCTGCCATGA
- a CDS encoding oligosaccharide flippase family protein yields MPAPEGDLLDSPDAGGAAIRGGALRVVGYALGIVLSLGSAAVLFRHLGVEDGGRYVSVQALALLAAGITDAGLTIIAVREYATRSGEERDRILRDLLGLRLVLTLVGVLVAVAVAAAIGYDSTLVAGTAVTGVAVVFTVLQNAYGVGLQAQLRLGWVTAADVLRQAATAVAVVVLVVLDASLLELFLAAFVGNLVALVFIALAARGTMPLRPAFHLRRAIALLRDTLVYAIATAIGALYFRLAVVLVSLIATADETGYFGASFRGVEALIAVPALLVGTAFPILARAARDDHSRLAYALGRILDVSLVLGVGVAVALVVGAPVVIDVVAGAEFAPAADVLRIHGVGLVASFLAAGWGYAALGLHLHRGVLYANLGALVACVVLVPTFTATWGATGAAVATATAEVTLAVGNALIVHRAGVALTAELRAVPKVLLSAAAAVGVGLSSGFPALPGTLVAGVIYLGLVIALRALPREIQDHLPGPLGTRNA; encoded by the coding sequence GTGCCCGCGCCCGAAGGCGACCTTCTCGACTCCCCCGACGCCGGGGGCGCTGCGATCCGCGGCGGTGCGTTGCGCGTCGTCGGCTACGCCCTCGGGATCGTCCTGTCGCTTGGATCGGCTGCCGTGCTCTTCCGGCACCTCGGGGTCGAGGACGGTGGCCGCTACGTCTCGGTTCAGGCTCTTGCCCTGCTGGCCGCCGGCATCACCGACGCGGGTCTGACCATCATCGCGGTGCGCGAATACGCCACGAGAAGCGGGGAGGAGCGCGACCGCATCCTGCGCGACCTCCTCGGCCTGCGCCTCGTGCTGACCCTCGTCGGGGTGCTCGTCGCGGTCGCGGTCGCCGCAGCGATCGGGTACGACTCGACGCTCGTGGCCGGCACGGCCGTGACCGGTGTGGCGGTCGTGTTCACGGTGCTGCAGAACGCCTACGGTGTCGGTCTGCAGGCCCAGCTGCGCCTGGGCTGGGTCACGGCGGCGGACGTGCTGCGCCAAGCCGCGACCGCGGTGGCGGTGGTCGTACTCGTCGTCCTCGACGCGAGCCTGCTCGAGCTCTTCCTTGCCGCGTTCGTCGGCAACCTCGTCGCGCTCGTGTTCATCGCGCTGGCCGCCCGCGGGACGATGCCGCTGCGCCCCGCCTTTCATCTGCGGCGCGCCATCGCGCTGCTGCGCGACACGCTCGTCTACGCGATCGCGACCGCGATCGGAGCGCTGTACTTCCGGCTCGCCGTCGTGCTGGTGTCGCTCATCGCGACGGCGGACGAGACCGGCTACTTCGGCGCGTCGTTCCGCGGCGTTGAAGCGCTCATCGCCGTCCCTGCGCTGCTCGTCGGCACCGCCTTCCCGATCCTCGCCCGGGCAGCGCGCGACGACCACTCGCGTCTCGCCTACGCCCTCGGCCGGATCCTCGACGTCTCGTTGGTTCTCGGTGTGGGTGTGGCCGTAGCGCTCGTCGTCGGCGCGCCGGTGGTCATCGACGTGGTCGCCGGAGCGGAGTTCGCCCCGGCGGCGGACGTGCTTCGCATCCACGGCGTCGGCCTGGTGGCGTCGTTCCTCGCCGCGGGTTGGGGGTACGCCGCCCTCGGATTGCACCTGCACCGCGGCGTCCTCTACGCGAACCTGGGGGCGCTGGTCGCGTGCGTAGTCCTCGTCCCCACGTTCACCGCCACCTGGGGTGCCACGGGTGCGGCGGTCGCCACCGCGACCGCCGAGGTGACGCTGGCCGTCGGCAACGCCCTGATCGTTCACCGTGCCGGTGTCGCACTGACCGCCGAGCTGCGGGCGGTGCCAAAGGTCCTGCTGTCGGCGGCGGCCGCGGTCGGCGTCGGCCTGTCCAGTGGTTTCCCCGCACTCCCAGGCACGCTGGTCGCCGGAGTCATCTACCTCGGGCTCGTGATCGCCCTGCGCGCACTCCCGCGCGAGATCCAGGACCATCTGCCCGGCCCGCTCGGCACCCGCAACGCATGA